In a single window of the Arthrobacter sp. StoSoilA2 genome:
- a CDS encoding ABC transporter permease subunit — MAGHQEVTAPVVEAKAPERAASVPPAPARRRSFAVHFAHYKWLYLLLLPGVLYFAVFRYGPMYGVSIAFKDYVPFLGVNGSPWVGLTNFTDFFANPDFPRLLGNTLILAFLNLGIAFPLTIVLALLLNEVRLSVLKRTVQTLVYIPHFLSWTIVASLSFLLFALDIGPLFQFVNGLFGTNVDILSDPNWFRPLIVLQEIWKNTGWGTIIFLAALATVDQDQYEAAIIDGAGRFRRVWHITLPGIRSTIIVMLILAIGQMLNTGFEQIYLMTNALNRSVADVFDTYVYFVGITQGAYSYSTAVGLFKSLVGIVLIFGTNWLSKRFNQSGLF, encoded by the coding sequence GTGGCAGGACACCAGGAAGTGACCGCCCCGGTCGTCGAAGCCAAGGCCCCGGAGCGGGCGGCCAGCGTGCCGCCCGCCCCGGCGCGGCGACGCAGCTTTGCAGTCCACTTCGCACATTACAAATGGTTGTATCTTCTCCTCCTGCCCGGCGTTCTGTACTTCGCAGTGTTCCGGTACGGTCCCATGTACGGGGTGTCCATCGCCTTCAAGGACTACGTTCCGTTCCTGGGCGTCAACGGCAGTCCATGGGTGGGATTGACGAACTTCACCGATTTCTTCGCCAACCCGGACTTTCCGCGGTTGCTGGGCAACACACTGATCCTGGCTTTCCTGAACCTGGGGATCGCCTTCCCGCTGACCATCGTCCTGGCATTGCTGCTTAACGAGGTCCGGCTCTCGGTTCTGAAGCGAACCGTCCAGACACTCGTCTACATCCCGCACTTTCTGTCCTGGACCATCGTGGCGTCCCTGAGCTTCCTGCTCTTCGCACTGGACATCGGGCCGTTGTTCCAGTTCGTCAACGGGTTGTTCGGCACCAACGTGGACATCCTGTCCGATCCGAACTGGTTCCGGCCGCTGATCGTGCTCCAGGAAATCTGGAAGAACACCGGTTGGGGAACAATCATCTTCCTGGCGGCACTGGCTACCGTGGACCAGGACCAGTACGAGGCCGCAATTATCGACGGCGCCGGCAGGTTCCGGCGCGTCTGGCACATCACCTTGCCCGGCATTCGGTCCACCATCATCGTGATGCTGATCCTGGCCATAGGGCAGATGCTCAACACCGGCTTCGAGCAGATCTACCTCATGACCAACGCACTCAACCGCAGCGTGGCCGACGTCTTCGATACCTACGTGTACTTCGTAGGCATCACCCAAGGCGCCTACAGCTACAGCACCGCCGTCGGGCTTTTCAAGTCTTTGGTGGGCATCGTACTGATCTTCGGCACCAACTGGCTGTCCAAGCGGTTCAACCAGAGCGGACTTTTCTAA
- a CDS encoding extracellular solute-binding protein — protein MTNNVLSRKKPTLAAAVVVAAALALTACGGEAPASDLSSVKIMAPFLEAQPPTPDGAVQKKLEELTGKDINISWAPNASYEDKMNITLASSEIPNVLVVQGKSPGFVKNAEAGAFWDLTDKLKDYPNLKTTFPEVQQNASVNGKVYGVFRARNPTRAAVMFRQDWLDKLGLKAPETTEDLYKVAKAFTEQDPDGNGQNDTYGITIPKWGALGTNSPYDMIETWFGAGNRWTERDGKLVPSFETEEFLQADRFIKKMVDEKLINPDFATFDPTKWNEPFFNGKGGIIVDVDSRVSVLINLFKQANPSDFQNKVGFVGSLKGPDGELHAHPTDGYSGFLAIPKSSVKTEADLKNVLTFLDKLNSKEVAVLLNNGIEGVNFTVEDGLAATIKPETPEGKVVNTDIKSYAQLGTNVTGNNFYPVKQASEYEQKVFDDRVAVMANDLKSAVYNPAAAFVSPTYVAKGAQLDNIVADARIKYLAGQLDEQGLKDAIKLWNTSGGDKVKEEINKLWQDTRK, from the coding sequence ATGACCAACAACGTCCTGTCCCGTAAGAAGCCAACGCTGGCGGCCGCCGTCGTCGTCGCTGCCGCCTTGGCCCTGACCGCCTGCGGTGGCGAAGCGCCGGCGTCGGACCTCTCATCCGTGAAGATCATGGCGCCCTTCCTGGAGGCGCAACCGCCGACGCCGGACGGCGCCGTGCAGAAGAAGCTTGAAGAGCTCACGGGCAAGGACATCAACATCTCGTGGGCGCCCAACGCCTCGTACGAGGACAAGATGAACATCACCTTGGCCTCCTCCGAGATCCCGAACGTCCTGGTGGTCCAGGGCAAGTCGCCGGGCTTCGTGAAGAACGCAGAAGCCGGGGCGTTCTGGGACCTCACCGATAAACTGAAGGACTACCCGAACCTGAAGACCACGTTCCCCGAAGTCCAGCAAAACGCCAGCGTCAACGGCAAGGTTTATGGGGTTTTCCGGGCTCGTAATCCGACCCGCGCCGCCGTGATGTTCCGCCAGGACTGGCTGGACAAACTGGGCCTGAAGGCGCCGGAGACCACCGAAGACCTCTACAAAGTGGCCAAGGCATTCACCGAGCAGGATCCGGATGGCAACGGCCAGAACGACACCTACGGCATCACGATTCCCAAATGGGGCGCCCTGGGCACCAACAGCCCCTACGACATGATCGAGACCTGGTTCGGCGCCGGAAACCGCTGGACCGAGCGGGACGGCAAGCTGGTGCCGAGCTTCGAAACCGAGGAATTCCTGCAGGCTGATCGCTTCATCAAGAAGATGGTGGACGAGAAGCTCATCAACCCCGACTTCGCCACCTTCGATCCCACCAAATGGAATGAACCCTTCTTCAACGGCAAGGGCGGCATTATTGTCGACGTCGACTCCCGGGTCAGCGTACTGATCAACCTTTTCAAGCAGGCCAACCCGAGCGACTTCCAGAACAAAGTGGGCTTCGTAGGCAGCCTTAAGGGCCCGGACGGTGAACTCCACGCCCACCCGACCGACGGCTACTCCGGCTTCCTGGCCATCCCCAAGTCCAGCGTCAAAACCGAAGCCGACCTGAAGAACGTCCTGACATTCCTGGACAAACTCAACAGCAAAGAAGTTGCAGTGCTTCTCAACAACGGCATCGAGGGGGTCAACTTCACGGTTGAGGACGGCCTCGCCGCCACCATCAAGCCGGAAACGCCGGAGGGCAAGGTAGTCAACACCGACATCAAGAGCTACGCGCAACTTGGAACCAACGTCACGGGGAACAACTTCTACCCGGTGAAGCAGGCGTCCGAGTACGAGCAGAAAGTCTTTGACGATCGCGTTGCAGTGATGGCAAACGACCTCAAGAGTGCCGTGTACAACCCGGCCGCGGCCTTCGTTTCCCCCACATATGTAGCCAAGGGCGCTCAACTGGACAACATTGTGGCCGATGCCCGCATCAAGTACCTGGCCGGGCAGCTGGACGAGCAGGGCTTAAAGGATGCCATCAAGCTGTGGAACACCAGCGGCGGTGACAAGGTCAAAGAAGAAATAAACAAGCTGTGGCAGGACACCAGGAAGTGA
- a CDS encoding DUF624 domain-containing protein, whose protein sequence is MASAAFAFKAYTLFDTLLWIACLNILWIIFTVLGGVVLGCGPSTVAAHILVREKVRGDAAPLVRRFAREYFKNFGKGNALGLPVLMVGVALVLNWGYFSAGWDFGSQVASAAIFVAALFAAGACCYLFPMFARYTLPLPQYFLMSSRFAMRHLAGTAILLFVTAAAVFVCRSVPGLIPFFGVGAWLYVTGWLCDRFFAANDHAMAAGEAAGTEVFVTPAAASPAAATPATAAPAVRREGNLV, encoded by the coding sequence ATGGCGTCTGCCGCCTTCGCCTTTAAGGCCTACACGCTCTTTGACACGCTCTTGTGGATTGCATGCCTGAATATCCTGTGGATCATTTTCACGGTACTGGGTGGCGTTGTCCTTGGGTGTGGTCCCAGCACTGTGGCAGCTCACATCCTGGTTCGCGAGAAGGTGCGCGGCGATGCCGCGCCGCTTGTGCGCCGCTTCGCCCGCGAGTACTTCAAGAACTTCGGCAAGGGGAATGCTCTTGGGTTGCCTGTGCTCATGGTCGGCGTAGCGCTCGTCCTGAACTGGGGGTATTTCTCGGCGGGCTGGGACTTTGGCTCGCAAGTAGCGTCGGCCGCGATCTTCGTCGCTGCCCTGTTTGCTGCCGGGGCGTGCTGCTACCTCTTCCCGATGTTTGCCCGCTACACCTTGCCGTTGCCCCAGTACTTCCTGATGTCCTCACGCTTTGCCATGAGGCACCTCGCCGGTACTGCCATTCTCCTTTTTGTGACTGCGGCCGCCGTGTTTGTTTGCCGTTCGGTGCCCGGATTGATTCCATTCTTTGGGGTCGGGGCGTGGCTCTATGTCACCGGGTGGCTGTGCGATCGCTTCTTTGCTGCCAACGACCACGCCATGGCCGCCGGCGAAGCGGCCGGGACCGAGGTCTTCGTAACCCCGGCAGCGGCAAGCCCGGCAGCGGCAACCCCGGCAACTGCCGCCCCAGCCGTCAGGCGGGAGGGCAACCTTGTCTGA
- a CDS encoding DUF6807 family protein: MDKPSDESALSTKTPGRAPARIALVGVHGFGAHHLGNLERLGHLGTVDLVAVADPNPPAPGALPENTAIHADLDALLAGGHQPDVIIVATPIQTHAPLALAVLASAADLYLEKPPVASMQDFHRLQEAATAAGRSVQIGFQSLGSHAIKALERLASGEATDELPGIGTLKGISATGRWVRDRAYYKRSRWAGKRSLDGVDVVDGVATNPLAHAIATALRIAGARTANDLASVETDLYRANDIEADDTSVIRMRTVDGLPITCALTLCAAESVEPYVTLHGTEGTAVFHYTEDRVTVRNGDGESTRTFGRDDLTENLLQHLSSGTPLLSPLDHSGAFMRVLEAIRTAEAPALIPHTSVDWVGQGDQAHAVIPGIEEILDRATRAHATFSELGLPWARPTTTGAEPLFSSGNNPAATLRSGPDLETELSPRPYLHPVSTLSGTVVTDHLPADHVWHLGAGFALQDVNGSNFWGGRSYRRSAGKYVDLLDHGRIEAAKITREGDRTTLELDWLASDGGLVLKERRSYGRTVVDSRTWRLDIETELLAAVDVSLGSPGSHGAPGSGYGGFFWRLPVNSSPRVFSLTGDGEPAVHGSVAPWLAWTGEFDGGPATLVFAAPPESPDPWFVRLSEYPAVGSALAWDKAVELTAGSTVKRTNFVWISDGKLDLQEIQRLVRRDGI, encoded by the coding sequence ATGGACAAGCCGTCCGACGAGTCAGCCCTGAGCACCAAGACGCCCGGGAGAGCTCCGGCGAGAATAGCCCTGGTTGGTGTTCACGGCTTCGGAGCACACCACCTGGGCAACCTTGAACGTCTTGGCCATTTGGGAACGGTAGACCTCGTCGCTGTGGCGGATCCCAACCCTCCGGCACCCGGCGCGTTGCCGGAGAACACCGCCATTCACGCCGATCTGGATGCCCTGTTGGCAGGTGGACACCAGCCAGACGTCATCATCGTGGCAACTCCCATCCAGACCCATGCGCCGCTGGCACTCGCAGTGCTCGCCTCCGCCGCGGACCTTTATCTGGAGAAACCCCCGGTCGCGTCCATGCAGGATTTCCATCGACTTCAGGAAGCCGCCACCGCTGCCGGCCGCAGCGTCCAAATCGGATTCCAAAGCCTCGGTTCACACGCCATCAAGGCACTTGAACGCCTGGCCAGCGGCGAAGCCACGGACGAACTCCCCGGTATTGGAACCCTCAAAGGAATCTCGGCTACCGGCCGATGGGTTCGGGACCGCGCCTACTACAAGCGGTCGCGATGGGCTGGAAAGCGCAGCCTGGACGGGGTGGACGTCGTGGACGGTGTGGCCACGAACCCGCTTGCCCACGCCATTGCCACGGCCTTGCGCATCGCCGGCGCCCGCACCGCAAACGACCTCGCTTCGGTGGAGACCGACCTCTACCGTGCCAACGACATCGAAGCCGATGACACCTCAGTGATCCGGATGCGGACCGTGGACGGGTTGCCCATCACCTGCGCCCTGACGCTTTGCGCCGCCGAGTCCGTGGAACCTTACGTCACCCTCCACGGAACGGAAGGAACTGCCGTGTTCCACTACACGGAGGACCGTGTCACAGTACGCAACGGCGACGGCGAATCGACCCGCACCTTCGGCCGCGACGACCTCACCGAAAACCTGCTCCAGCACCTGTCGTCCGGAACGCCGCTCCTGAGCCCCTTGGATCACAGCGGCGCCTTCATGCGTGTCCTCGAGGCCATCCGCACCGCCGAGGCTCCCGCGCTCATTCCCCACACCAGTGTCGACTGGGTTGGCCAGGGCGATCAGGCCCACGCCGTCATCCCAGGCATCGAGGAAATCCTGGATCGTGCCACGCGCGCCCACGCCACCTTCAGCGAATTGGGCCTCCCTTGGGCCCGTCCGACCACCACGGGTGCGGAGCCTCTCTTCTCTTCAGGGAACAACCCTGCGGCCACCCTTCGCAGCGGACCGGACCTCGAAACCGAGCTCTCGCCCCGGCCGTATCTCCACCCGGTCTCCACGTTGTCCGGCACAGTGGTGACCGATCACTTGCCGGCGGATCACGTTTGGCATCTCGGCGCGGGATTCGCCCTGCAGGACGTCAATGGCAGCAACTTCTGGGGCGGCCGAAGCTACCGCCGATCGGCTGGGAAGTATGTGGACCTCTTGGACCACGGCCGCATTGAAGCAGCGAAGATCACCCGTGAAGGCGACCGGACGACCCTTGAACTCGACTGGCTGGCCTCCGACGGCGGCTTGGTCCTCAAGGAGCGACGATCATACGGGCGGACCGTCGTTGACTCGCGCACTTGGCGCCTCGACATCGAGACGGAACTGCTCGCCGCCGTCGATGTTTCACTCGGCAGCCCCGGTTCGCATGGTGCCCCGGGCAGCGGCTACGGCGGCTTCTTCTGGCGTCTTCCTGTCAATAGCTCGCCGCGCGTCTTCTCCTTAACAGGTGACGGGGAGCCTGCCGTGCATGGTTCCGTTGCGCCGTGGCTGGCGTGGACGGGAGAGTTCGACGGCGGCCCTGCCACTCTGGTTTTTGCCGCGCCACCGGAATCGCCGGACCCATGGTTCGTCCGGTTGTCCGAATACCCGGCCGTCGGCTCGGCCCTCGCTTGGGACAAGGCCGTTGAGCTCACAGCCGGATCCACCGTCAAGCGCACCAACTTCGTCTGGATCAGTGACGGAAAGCTGGATCTCCAGGAAATCCAACGCTTGGTTCGCCGAGATGGCATTTGA
- a CDS encoding IS481 family transposase — protein sequence MSHPNALLTPRGRLQLAQCVVDQCWSLRRAAERFQVSVPTAARWARRYREHGPAGMEDRSSRPHSSPRRTATRIERRIIALRVNRRWGPARIGYLLGIHPSTVHRVLSRYRLAKLAWLDRGTGRVIRRYEHDRPGDLVHVDIKKLGRIPDGGGHRVLSRAAGRRNKAGTPSNRRPGYHYLHNAVDDHSRLAYTEILADETKETAAAFWQRANIWFQAQGITIQRVLTDNGNCYRSKAFAQALGPDIKHKRTRPYRPQTNGKVERFNRTMLEEWAYIRPYRSEAERVAAFPEWLHAYNHHRAHTALKGQTPASRVTNLPGQYS from the coding sequence ATGTCCCACCCTAACGCTCTTCTGACGCCTCGTGGCAGGCTGCAGCTCGCGCAATGTGTCGTTGATCAGTGCTGGAGTCTGCGCCGGGCCGCGGAACGGTTCCAGGTCTCGGTTCCGACCGCCGCGCGGTGGGCGCGGCGCTACCGCGAGCACGGCCCGGCTGGGATGGAGGACCGCTCCAGCCGCCCGCATTCTTCTCCACGGCGGACGGCAACGCGTATCGAGCGGCGGATCATCGCCCTGCGCGTCAACCGCCGGTGGGGGCCTGCCAGGATCGGTTATCTGCTGGGCATCCACCCGTCCACTGTGCACCGCGTGCTGTCCCGTTACCGGCTGGCGAAACTGGCCTGGCTCGACCGCGGCACCGGAAGGGTGATCCGCCGCTACGAACACGACAGGCCCGGGGACCTGGTCCATGTCGACATCAAGAAACTCGGCCGGATCCCGGACGGCGGTGGACACCGGGTTCTGAGTAGGGCCGCCGGACGCCGAAACAAAGCCGGGACGCCGTCCAACCGCCGGCCCGGCTACCACTACCTCCACAACGCAGTCGATGACCACTCCCGCCTGGCCTACACCGAAATCCTCGCGGACGAGACAAAGGAAACAGCAGCAGCCTTTTGGCAGCGGGCCAATATCTGGTTCCAAGCCCAAGGGATCACTATCCAGCGGGTCCTGACGGACAACGGGAACTGCTACCGGTCCAAGGCCTTCGCTCAGGCCCTGGGCCCGGACATCAAGCACAAACGCACCCGCCCCTATCGCCCGCAGACCAACGGCAAGGTCGAACGGTTCAACCGCACGATGCTGGAGGAATGGGCCTACATCCGGCCCTACCGCTCCGAGGCCGAGCGTGTCGCAGCTTTCCCCGAGTGGCTCCATGCCTACAATCACCACCGAGCCCACACTGCCCTCAAGGGTCAGACACCGGCCAGCCGCGTCACCAACCTCCCAGGTCAATACAGCTAG
- a CDS encoding MFS transporter: MFVTLSLVGSGGVWMQRLAQDWLVLQLTGSPAAVGLAVALQFLPMLVVGPVSGVLVDLFPKRRILMVCQSVAALLAAGLAVWNAMGGTDVWVVYGSCVALGITSSIDGPARQVFVNEVVGDAGLPAAIGLNSAIGQLGAMLGPALAGIVIAQAGPAAAFATNAGIGVAVLVMIAIIRPSELHHAHDPDALPRDRRGQILAGFRYVRARPQLLLIMLLAGLLGAFGMNGPVVLAAFADRVWHSGPAGFGLFNMVSALGALAGALLAPRIKHLGRKGIVGSAALFGFTQFLAALMPTQELFVAMLVVVGFMTLMFLTSAATSVQLEAGPSVRGRVLALYFPLLLGGHALGGLLAGWLTEDFGVRTALLVTGALGMISAAVIGLLLWRKRASCIDLGGW; the protein is encoded by the coding sequence ATCTTCGTGACGCTTTCGCTCGTCGGCAGCGGCGGAGTGTGGATGCAACGACTCGCCCAGGATTGGCTTGTCCTGCAGCTCACTGGAAGCCCGGCCGCGGTGGGGTTGGCCGTGGCACTTCAATTCCTGCCCATGCTGGTGGTTGGTCCCGTCAGCGGCGTGCTGGTAGACCTCTTTCCGAAGCGCCGAATCCTCATGGTGTGCCAGTCTGTGGCTGCACTGCTGGCCGCTGGACTAGCTGTTTGGAATGCCATGGGCGGCACGGATGTGTGGGTTGTCTATGGCTCCTGCGTTGCTTTGGGAATTACAAGCTCCATTGATGGGCCCGCCCGGCAAGTCTTCGTCAACGAGGTAGTTGGTGATGCCGGCCTGCCGGCGGCTATCGGCCTGAACAGTGCCATAGGTCAACTGGGTGCCATGCTCGGTCCCGCCCTGGCCGGCATCGTCATTGCCCAGGCTGGCCCAGCCGCCGCGTTTGCGACGAACGCGGGGATCGGGGTGGCCGTTTTGGTGATGATCGCCATTATCCGGCCATCTGAGCTTCATCACGCACACGACCCCGACGCTCTGCCGCGGGACAGGCGTGGACAAATCCTGGCTGGCTTCAGGTATGTGAGGGCGAGGCCCCAGCTTTTGCTCATCATGCTGTTGGCGGGGCTCCTGGGAGCGTTCGGCATGAACGGTCCGGTGGTCCTTGCAGCGTTCGCTGACCGTGTGTGGCACAGCGGTCCTGCCGGATTTGGGCTCTTCAATATGGTCAGCGCCTTGGGAGCCTTGGCTGGTGCTCTCCTGGCTCCCCGGATCAAGCACTTGGGCCGCAAGGGGATCGTGGGTAGTGCCGCGCTGTTCGGGTTCACGCAGTTTCTTGCCGCGCTCATGCCTACTCAGGAATTGTTCGTAGCCATGCTCGTGGTGGTGGGATTCATGACGCTCATGTTCCTCACAAGTGCGGCCACCAGCGTCCAACTCGAAGCCGGCCCAAGCGTGCGGGGCAGGGTCTTGGCCCTCTACTTTCCACTTCTCCTGGGCGGGCATGCCTTGGGAGGCTTGCTCGCTGGCTGGCTCACGGAAGATTTCGGCGTGCGTACCGCATTGCTGGTCACCGGTGCGCTGGGGATGATATCCGCTGCGGTGATCGGGTTGTTGCTGTGGCGCAAGCGCGCTAGCTGTATTGACCTGGGAGGTTGGTGA
- a CDS encoding Poxvirus protein I5, whose protein sequence is MSIMDTTGNSHAEKPGIPVNRFALFSETILAGVVVLLLSIPLVTAPAAYAAGVAHLERHLSGRDDSLRSLWSNFRRALPGSWRTGITTAAAAVVIVMNLLLAWVGQLPGRAVILPATLILAAGGAVLFLRIAANWIGGVNWSGDAAELPGPQRWQAAYAEAKTDAVRDWSGSLLLLAAVFMAVVFVWMLQALFLIVPGMLILAAAAIRIRTANRTHI, encoded by the coding sequence ATGAGCATCATGGACACGACAGGAAATTCCCACGCGGAGAAGCCCGGCATTCCGGTCAACCGCTTTGCCCTCTTCTCCGAGACCATCCTTGCGGGCGTCGTTGTCCTTCTCCTGTCGATTCCCTTGGTGACGGCGCCGGCGGCCTATGCTGCCGGCGTCGCCCACCTTGAACGGCACCTCAGCGGCAGGGATGATTCCCTCAGGAGCCTTTGGAGCAATTTCCGCCGGGCGCTGCCCGGCAGTTGGAGGACGGGAATCACGACGGCGGCAGCCGCCGTCGTGATTGTAATGAACCTGCTGCTCGCTTGGGTTGGTCAACTGCCCGGCCGGGCAGTCATCCTTCCGGCGACCTTGATTTTGGCCGCAGGGGGCGCGGTGCTGTTCCTGCGGATCGCCGCCAATTGGATCGGCGGCGTGAACTGGAGTGGCGATGCCGCCGAACTCCCGGGGCCGCAGCGCTGGCAGGCGGCCTACGCCGAAGCCAAGACTGATGCCGTCCGCGACTGGAGTGGATCCCTCCTCCTGCTGGCAGCAGTGTTCATGGCGGTGGTGTTTGTGTGGATGCTTCAGGCGCTCTTCCTGATCGTGCCCGGCATGCTGATTCTGGCCGCCGCCGCCATCAGGATCAGGACCGCCAACCGCACCCACATCTGA
- a CDS encoding carbohydrate ABC transporter permease — MTTMATPTQSTPSTAAPAYNPKSESGTAKRIKSIIFHIVALALVGVVLYPALWMVASSFKPNSEIGGSTTQLWSNNFSFDNFVTAMDGIGGVSTLTFFTNSLILAVGAVVGTVLSASISAYAFARINFPGRGLFFGMMIATLLLPFHVVIIPQYIVFQQLGLVDTYVPLLIGKFLAADAFFVFLMVQFMRGLPAELDEAARIDGAGHVRIFGSIMLPLMKPALISTSIFSFIWSWNDFLGPLLYLNTPEKYPLPLALRLFVDQTQSSDYGAMIAMSVLALLPVLVFFLVFQRYIVEGVSTQGLKG, encoded by the coding sequence ATGACAACCATGGCAACGCCCACCCAATCCACGCCCTCCACGGCGGCCCCGGCCTACAACCCGAAGTCCGAGTCGGGCACCGCCAAGCGCATCAAAAGCATCATCTTCCACATCGTTGCGCTGGCGCTTGTGGGGGTGGTCCTCTACCCGGCGCTCTGGATGGTGGCCTCGTCCTTCAAACCGAACTCTGAAATCGGTGGTTCCACCACCCAGCTATGGTCCAACAACTTCAGCTTCGACAACTTCGTCACGGCCATGGACGGCATCGGCGGGGTGTCCACCCTGACGTTCTTCACCAACTCCCTGATTCTGGCCGTAGGCGCCGTGGTGGGCACTGTCCTGTCAGCGTCCATCTCCGCCTACGCCTTCGCAAGGATCAATTTCCCAGGCCGTGGATTGTTCTTCGGCATGATGATTGCCACCTTGCTGCTCCCGTTCCACGTGGTGATCATCCCGCAGTACATCGTGTTCCAGCAGCTTGGCCTGGTGGACACCTACGTGCCCCTGCTGATCGGCAAGTTCCTCGCCGCGGACGCGTTCTTCGTCTTCCTCATGGTCCAGTTCATGCGTGGCCTCCCGGCCGAACTGGACGAGGCCGCCCGCATCGATGGCGCCGGACACGTCCGAATCTTCGGCTCGATCATGCTCCCGCTGATGAAACCGGCACTGATCTCCACGTCGATCTTCTCCTTCATCTGGAGCTGGAACGACTTCCTGGGCCCGCTGCTCTACCTGAACACCCCCGAAAAGTACCCGCTTCCCCTGGCGCTGCGCCTCTTCGTGGACCAGACCCAGAGCTCGGACTACGGTGCCATGATCGCCATGTCCGTTCTTGCGCTCCTGCCCGTGCTGGTCTTCTTCCTGGTCTTCCAGCGCTACATCGTAGAAGGCGTTTCAACCCAGGGCCTCAAGGGCTAA
- a CDS encoding sugar ABC transporter permease codes for MTQTPTLSRRSQSSAPSQPRTSRRRGADARAGYTFLLPWLLGFIALTVGPMISSLYLSFTNYNLFDPPKWIGLDNYATLFQDERFLQSVGVTLSYVVFGTPLKLAAALAIAMLLNSKRKGQGFYRSAFYAPSLIGASVSIAIVWKAMFGDSGPVDEGLSFFGINLGGWVGNPSMTMPMMILLTVWQFGAPMVIFLAGLKQIPADLYEAASMDGAGPVRKFFNITWPMLSPVIFFNLLMETIHAFQIFASAYIISNGEGGPAGSTLFYTLYLYLRGFSDFRMGYASAMAWLLVIVVGIITLIFFKTSKSWVHYSGDSK; via the coding sequence GTGACTCAAACCCCAACCCTGAGCAGGCGCTCCCAGTCGTCCGCTCCCTCGCAGCCGCGTACATCGCGGAGACGAGGGGCGGACGCCCGCGCCGGCTACACCTTCCTGCTTCCCTGGCTGCTCGGATTCATTGCCCTGACCGTGGGCCCGATGATTTCCTCGCTGTACCTTTCCTTTACCAACTACAACCTCTTCGATCCCCCCAAGTGGATAGGCCTGGACAACTACGCCACGCTCTTCCAGGACGAACGCTTCCTGCAGTCGGTGGGAGTGACCCTTAGCTACGTAGTGTTCGGTACCCCTTTGAAGCTGGCGGCGGCGTTGGCGATCGCGATGCTGCTCAACAGCAAGCGCAAGGGCCAGGGCTTCTACCGCTCCGCGTTCTATGCCCCGTCCTTGATCGGCGCGTCCGTGTCCATCGCTATTGTCTGGAAGGCGATGTTCGGCGATTCCGGTCCTGTGGATGAAGGCCTGTCCTTCTTCGGGATCAACCTCGGCGGCTGGGTGGGCAATCCATCCATGACGATGCCCATGATGATCCTTTTGACGGTGTGGCAGTTCGGGGCCCCGATGGTGATTTTCCTGGCCGGGCTCAAGCAGATTCCTGCCGATCTCTATGAGGCGGCTTCGATGGACGGCGCCGGTCCGGTCCGTAAGTTCTTCAACATCACCTGGCCCATGCTTTCCCCGGTGATCTTCTTCAACCTGCTCATGGAAACCATCCACGCGTTCCAGATCTTCGCCTCGGCGTACATCATCTCCAACGGTGAAGGCGGCCCGGCAGGCTCCACCCTCTTCTACACCCTCTACCTGTACTTGCGCGGTTTCAGCGACTTCCGGATGGGCTACGCCTCGGCTATGGCCTGGCTCCTGGTGATCGTGGTCGGCATCATCACGCTGATCTTCTTCAAGACCTCCAAGTCCTGGGTCCACTACAGCGGTGATTCAAAATGA